Proteins from a single region of Starkeya sp. ORNL1:
- a CDS encoding efflux RND transporter permease subunit produces MRFNLSEWAIKERSLIIYLMIIAIAAGAFSFMRLGRSEDPSFIIKTMVVQAAWPGAGVEDTLTQVTERLERTLQETPKLDFLRSYTRAGITTIFVNLQGATTAAEVPDIWYHVRKSIGDMRHTLPAGVVGPGFNDEFGDTFGLIYGFTADGFSHRQLRDYVEAARSKLLHVPDVSKIEILGAQDERIFVEFSMQDLANLGIDRSALIAALQTQNVVQPAGTIQTGDEKLALQVSGSFASEDDIRNINFVVGGRMLRLADIATVRRGFADPPQPLFRTNGEPAIGLAIAMREGGDILTLGRNIDRAMAQIKAELPLGIEPHLVADQAVTVNSAIGEFMESLWQAIAIILAVSFIALGVRPGLVVALSIPLTLAIVFAMMQLAGIDMQRISLGALIIALALMVDDAMTTTDATINRLALGESKEVAATYAFKTYAFAMLAGTLVTMAGFVPIGFAASSAGEYTFSLFAVVSIALIVSWFVAVIFAPLLGLAILKPPKDTAPKAPGFVERTYRGFLSLALTARWITIPVTLGLFVLSILALPLIPRQFFPSSDRPELLVDLSLPQNASIYATETAARRLDAVLKDDPDVARWSSYVGRGAIRFYLPLNAQLPNDFFSQSVVVAKDVAARNRLHAKLEKVLAEEFPSVVSRVYPLELGPPVGWPIQYRVSGPELAQVRDIAFKLAEVMAADPKTVKVNYDWIEPARELRIRVDQDQARLLGLSSQSIAGVLNTIISGAAVTQVRDDIYLVDVVLRATDEQRVSLDTLRNVQVPVAGGRTVPLSQFASFEYAQTYPLVWRRDRVPTLTVQADVVPGELPETVVRALDPEIAKLNATLPAGYSIATGGTVEESAKSQASVIAVVPLMLLIMFTVLMAQLRSFKLLFLVLSVGPLGLIGVVMALLLSNRPLGFVAILGILALLGMIIKNAVILIGQIEAERAAGKSVREAVIDASSARFRPIMLTAVSTVLGMIPIAPTVFWGPMAFAIMGGLLVATLLTLIFLPALYVATAGREKPAATV; encoded by the coding sequence ATGCGCTTCAACCTGTCGGAATGGGCGATCAAGGAACGTTCGCTCATCATCTATCTGATGATCATCGCCATCGCGGCGGGGGCGTTCTCCTTCATGCGGCTCGGCCGCAGCGAGGACCCGTCCTTCATCATCAAGACCATGGTGGTGCAGGCGGCATGGCCCGGCGCCGGCGTCGAGGACACCCTCACGCAGGTCACCGAGCGGCTCGAGCGCACGTTGCAGGAGACGCCGAAGCTCGACTTCCTGCGCAGCTACACCCGCGCCGGCATCACCACCATCTTTGTCAACCTGCAGGGCGCCACCACCGCCGCCGAGGTGCCGGACATCTGGTACCACGTCCGCAAGAGCATCGGCGACATGCGCCACACGCTCCCCGCCGGCGTGGTCGGGCCCGGTTTCAATGACGAGTTCGGCGACACCTTCGGCCTGATCTACGGCTTCACCGCCGACGGCTTCAGCCATCGCCAGTTGCGCGACTATGTCGAGGCCGCCCGTTCCAAGCTGCTGCACGTGCCGGACGTCTCGAAGATCGAGATACTGGGTGCGCAGGACGAGCGCATCTTCGTCGAATTCTCGATGCAGGACCTCGCCAATCTCGGCATCGACCGCTCGGCGCTGATCGCCGCCCTGCAGACCCAGAACGTGGTGCAGCCAGCCGGCACCATCCAGACCGGCGACGAGAAGCTGGCGCTCCAGGTCTCCGGCTCCTTCGCCTCGGAAGACGACATACGCAACATCAATTTCGTCGTCGGCGGGCGCATGCTCCGCCTCGCCGACATCGCCACCGTGCGCCGCGGCTTCGCCGATCCGCCGCAGCCGCTGTTCCGCACCAATGGCGAACCGGCCATCGGCCTGGCCATCGCGATGCGCGAGGGCGGCGACATCCTGACCCTTGGCCGCAACATCGACAGGGCGATGGCGCAGATCAAGGCGGAGCTGCCGCTCGGCATCGAGCCGCATCTCGTCGCCGACCAGGCGGTGACGGTGAACAGCGCCATCGGCGAGTTCATGGAATCGCTCTGGCAGGCCATCGCCATCATCCTCGCCGTGAGCTTCATCGCGCTCGGCGTGCGGCCCGGCCTCGTCGTCGCGCTGTCGATCCCGCTGACGCTCGCGATCGTGTTCGCGATGATGCAGCTCGCCGGCATCGACATGCAGCGCATCTCGCTCGGCGCGCTCATCATCGCCTTGGCGCTGATGGTCGACGACGCCATGACCACGACGGACGCCACCATCAACCGCCTCGCGCTCGGCGAGAGCAAGGAGGTGGCGGCGACCTACGCCTTCAAGACCTATGCCTTCGCCATGCTGGCGGGCACGCTGGTCACCATGGCCGGCTTCGTGCCGATCGGCTTCGCCGCCAGCTCGGCCGGCGAATACACTTTCTCGCTGTTCGCGGTGGTGTCGATCGCGCTGATCGTCTCCTGGTTCGTCGCGGTGATCTTCGCCCCGCTGCTCGGCCTTGCCATCCTCAAGCCGCCGAAGGACACCGCGCCGAAGGCGCCGGGCTTCGTCGAGCGTACCTATCGCGGCTTCCTCTCGCTGGCGCTGACGGCGCGCTGGATCACCATTCCGGTCACGCTCGGCCTGTTCGTGCTGTCGATCCTCGCGCTTCCCCTGATCCCCAGGCAATTCTTTCCCTCGTCCGACCGTCCGGAATTGCTGGTCGATCTCAGCCTGCCGCAGAACGCCTCGATCTACGCCACCGAGACTGCCGCCAGACGGCTTGATGCGGTGCTGAAGGACGACCCGGACGTGGCGCGCTGGAGCTCCTATGTCGGGCGCGGCGCCATCCGCTTCTATCTGCCGCTCAACGCCCAGCTGCCGAATGACTTCTTCTCGCAGTCGGTGGTGGTGGCGAAGGACGTCGCCGCCCGCAACCGGCTGCACGCCAAGCTGGAGAAGGTGCTGGCCGAGGAATTCCCGAGCGTGGTCAGCCGGGTCTATCCGCTCGAACTCGGCCCGCCGGTGGGCTGGCCGATCCAGTACCGCGTCAGCGGGCCCGAACTCGCGCAGGTGCGCGACATCGCCTTCAAGCTCGCCGAGGTAATGGCGGCGGACCCCAAGACGGTGAAGGTGAACTATGACTGGATCGAGCCGGCGCGCGAGCTGCGCATCCGGGTCGACCAGGACCAGGCGCGCCTGCTCGGCCTGTCCTCGCAATCCATTGCCGGCGTGCTGAACACCATCATTTCCGGCGCCGCGGTGACGCAGGTGCGCGACGACATCTATCTGGTCGATGTGGTGCTGCGCGCCACCGACGAGCAGCGCGTCTCGCTCGACACGCTGCGCAATGTGCAGGTGCCGGTGGCCGGCGGGCGCACTGTGCCGCTCAGCCAGTTCGCCAGCTTCGAATATGCCCAGACCTATCCGCTGGTCTGGCGCCGCGACCGCGTGCCGACGCTGACCGTGCAGGCCGACGTGGTGCCGGGCGAACTGCCCGAGACCGTGGTGCGGGCGCTGGATCCGGAGATCGCCAAGCTCAACGCCACGCTGCCGGCCGGCTATTCCATCGCTACCGGCGGCACGGTGGAGGAAAGCGCCAAGTCGCAGGCCTCGGTGATCGCCGTGGTGCCCCTGATGCTGCTGATCATGTTCACCGTGCTGATGGCGCAATTGCGCAGCTTCAAGCTCTTGTTCCTGGTGCTCAGCGTCGGTCCGCTCGGGCTGATCGGCGTGGTGATGGCGCTGCTGCTGTCGAACCGCCCGCTCGGCTTCGTCGCCATCCTCGGCATCCTTGCGCTGCTCGGCATGATCATCAAGAACGCGGTGATCCTGATCGGCCAGATCGAGGCCGAACGCGCCGCCGGCAAGAGCGTGCGCGAGGCGGTGATCGATGCCTCCAGCGCCCGCTTCCGGCCGATCATGCTCACCGCGGTCTCCACGGTGCTCGGCATGATCCCGATCGCGCCCACCGTGTTCTGGGGACCGATGGCCTTCGCCATCATGGGCGGCCTGCTGGTGGCGACGCTGCTGACGCTGATCTTCCTGCCGGCGCTCTATGTCGCCACCGCCGGACGCGAGAAACCGGCGGCGACGGTTTAA
- a CDS encoding efflux RND transporter periplasmic adaptor subunit has product MANTSDQRSSWRPSTRAAWPVLAVGAALLLGACGRDNEAETPPLIRPVRTVTVEKQQGGQRVTLTGDVQAKDEVALAFRVSGRMIERSANVGDTVKAGQLVARLDAQNAQNTLRSAQAALAAAESQLVKTTNAFGRQDRLLGNGFTTRANHDAARNAMQAAQASVDDAGAQLKIAADNLDYTELRADAPGTVTARGAEPGEVVQAGQMILQLARQGGRDAVFDVPAALLRAAPADPLVTVTLTDDPTVTTTGRVREVAPQADPVTRTFRVRVGLDNPPAAMRLGSTVNGQVQLDSEATIEIPASALTALNGQPAVWVVDPAAQTVALRSIEVLRFSPASVAVASGLDPGEVVVTAGVQALHPGQKVRLLGSGA; this is encoded by the coding sequence ATGGCGAATACATCTGATCAACGGTCCTCGTGGCGCCCCTCCACCCGCGCGGCGTGGCCTGTGCTCGCCGTCGGTGCGGCGCTGCTGCTGGGCGCCTGCGGGCGCGACAACGAGGCGGAGACGCCGCCCTTGATCCGCCCGGTGCGCACCGTGACGGTGGAGAAGCAGCAGGGCGGCCAGCGCGTCACCCTCACCGGCGACGTGCAGGCCAAGGATGAGGTCGCGCTCGCCTTCCGCGTCTCCGGCCGCATGATCGAGCGCAGCGCCAATGTCGGCGATACGGTGAAGGCCGGCCAGCTTGTCGCCCGGCTCGATGCGCAGAATGCGCAGAACACGCTGCGTTCGGCGCAGGCCGCGCTCGCCGCCGCCGAGAGCCAGCTGGTCAAGACCACCAACGCCTTCGGCCGCCAGGACCGGCTGCTCGGCAACGGCTTCACCACCCGCGCCAATCATGACGCCGCGCGCAACGCCATGCAGGCGGCGCAGGCCTCGGTGGATGACGCCGGGGCGCAGCTCAAGATCGCCGCCGACAATCTCGACTATACCGAGCTGCGCGCCGACGCCCCGGGCACCGTGACCGCGCGCGGCGCCGAGCCGGGTGAAGTGGTGCAGGCCGGCCAGATGATACTCCAACTCGCCCGCCAGGGCGGGCGCGACGCGGTGTTCGACGTGCCGGCCGCGCTGCTGCGCGCCGCCCCGGCCGATCCGCTCGTCACCGTCACGCTGACCGACGATCCCACGGTGACTACCACCGGCCGCGTGCGCGAGGTGGCGCCGCAGGCCGATCCGGTGACGCGCACCTTCCGGGTCCGCGTCGGCCTCGACAACCCGCCCGCGGCAATGCGGCTCGGCTCCACGGTGAACGGCCAGGTGCAGCTCGACAGTGAGGCGACCATCGAAATCCCGGCATCCGCGCTCACCGCCCTGAACGGCCAGCCGGCGGTGTGGGTGGTGGATCCCGCCGCCCAGACGGTGGCGCTGCGCAGCATCGAGGTGCTGCGCTTCAGCCCGGCCAGCGTCGCGGTGGCAAGCGGACTTGATCCGGGCGAGGTGGTGGTGACCGCGGGCGTGCAGGCGCTGCACCCGGGCCAGAAGGTCCGCCTGCTCGGATCGGGTGCGTGA